The Ziziphus jujuba cultivar Dongzao chromosome 5, ASM3175591v1 genome segment GCTCTGAGATGCCTTAGGATACTAAGGATTGTATGTCAGGATTTGGTATTGGGCATGACACATAGATTCTGGTATTTTATAGATTATGGTTATGAAACTATTATTTGCTTATAggttatttctgaaaaatataaattctttatttaGTATAGGAGGTTATAAATggtattatgtttaaaaatattttcatgtaaatcataatattgttatatttttggGAGAAACTTATGTGTTTAATGAAAGACATTTTCTAAAAAGTAAAAGTAAGGTTTTGGGAGaaatattttaaagataaataattattttcatattattatattgttcTACTTACTAAATTTATCTcataactttattattaaacTATTCTTCTAAGCCTTAGTTGACAGGTTATGTACATTATGTTCAGGCATCTTcgttttttttatagtattccATTGCTAAtgtattgttctttttttttttttttaactctaataatagtaaatattttttctttcgctgattttgatatataaattgcaTTAAgcacttttaatattttatatttattcatttgtacTCTTTAAATTATTCTAGTGGATTAACCTAATATATATGActcttatattttcttttattgatgatattttgagaattttattaaaaatgtttatgatgttttatttatactaTTGAGTTATATCCAAATTATGGAAGAGTTTGACTagattttcaataagaaattcGATAGGACTTTCCAAGGTGAGACCACTTtgggtttttgaaaaaatctcgGGAGTGACCCTGCCAACTAccaaagaaagataaaatattgttgttattgtgaAATGTAAAATTGTACAAGTGATATGCAAGAAAGACTAATCCGCTAACTCCCTAaacctaggggaatgaattaaaatatatatatatatatatatatatatattaaagaataaTATCTCAATAAATgacatatataataacaaaataataatttattcttgTAAACATTTTTTCTCAATACCTCACATTTCActcttttgaaaaaatttccttttaaaacCATTTTCCAAAACTCAACTTCTACCCctaatcaatatcataaaaaaagtacttcataaacaatttaaatattataaatcaaatcaaTATGATTTAAATACTTGGTATAGAACAATATCAATATAgtcataatataattattaaaaatggagcaaaattataaatatattagaaaaCTTACAATGTATCATGTTGTACATCCAATATTGTCAACTGATGCACAACTTTCTGAAATATCATGGGGCAATacaaaatttatggaaagaaccCAATTTATAACCCTTAATGCACTAAAGTTATCGTGACAAATATAAATCTATGGAaagaatccaattttttttttttttgggtattagtataatataaaaaaaaggataaaacccaaaaacatagaaatttgaatttaagcactatttttaattttaatttgataaaacaaaataaataagctTGTTTTGGcttctttcaagaaaaaaacaaacaaaaaaatgttgatAGTTAGGACTATGAACTTTTgtccatattttttaattcttttatacatattttttaattaaaataagtttCTTGTGATTATGAGTTGCCATTTGGAATTGTTAAATTGTTAATAGATGATTACAATGATATTTCTGgctaatttaaattatttaatctaggtttttattattatgctaagtataaaattgaatagttgatttaaatgttattattattggctattttatctattttcttaTACTTGGTTAGAGtttattatcataataataaatcgAAAGATTAATTCAATTTGGTTGTTgattttatacttttaaatatttattatggaatcatatatattatttcgtTAATACTTTCATATGAAATAATTTTGTAGTActacataataaaattttttgatattaatttggcaagttattattattatttttatgtgttGTTATATTTATTGTGTTTGCATTGAACATATTTAAGTTAATGTAGTAGTGTTGTAATTATTTGCAAATTGAGAGATATGATTCACTATATCCCCTTCTAAGTATATGTTGACttttcatataataaattttttctatGTTCAaagattgttatttatttatttatttcttatcagattacaatattttataaacTATGGAAAGGGGTATGACTTGAATCTAGAACCTTAAAAAGGTCAAGCAATGtttcattgatttattttatttgttttatgaattgaattatttatttaattatgacaCATGAGATtagatttgattttctttaaaaaaaaaaaaattagccccCGGATGTCGAATAATGGCTATGTcagtgtttatatattttataaaattcttaacAATGACATTATTATTACAACTACatgtttggattaaaaaaagataaacattgtaatattttagataatataaattttatgtcttTTTCATACTTGGAAAGTGAAAGAGATTTAAACAAAAAGTGGGTAGACCTGAATTTTGACCTCAGTTTTGGTGACTGCTCTGCTCCTTGTAATTCACGGTCGATAAGTAGACCCCTCAAATATAAGTGTGACTGTGTGAGAGTGTGAAcgattattcaccaaaaaaatgataataaaaataataagagtgTGCGACCAATTCTCGAAACTAGACAGCGATagtcttaaatttaaaaataaaaaatatatatatatttatttttaagataatGAAAGTTGTCATAAGAAATGCCTAAAATACCGCCATCTTAAACTTCATTTTCATTATCTAGAACTCATTAATTATTAGATATAATTTATTGGATATATTAtagatatcaaaatatttactaaattataaattaacatAAGTTAAAGTATTATTGTTTgagaaataaatttaatgaatattttggtAATTCTAACATCATTGATAAGTTATTTTATAGCAAGATTATGTacctttttttatatgtttttggaGAATAATGCCCCATGTAGttgcatttttcaatttttttaagtcaatatgataaataatattttttttgacgtatgtataaatataatatatatatatatatatttttttttttttttgggtcaaaatatAGTTAGTTTGAAttgagtataaaaataaaataattgtgatatgcatataattttacttctattttaattttatattttttaagtattggacatatatatatatatatatttatacatatatataggaatttaaatttagccaaaaaaaaaatagttttaccATAGAATTATCCCATgtgaataatttaatttaattattattatatcaatctcacaaaataacgGGGAGTGTTAttggtctttttatttttaatgaaattatcaCAATTTAAGTAtttccatattaaaaaaaaataaaaatcaataaactgtacaaaaaataaataaataaatacgcctaaaatataattatttgacCAAAATATCAGTACTAGTATATAAAATCCTTTtcataagtaaataaatagaatatgaaGATATTTACTAAAAAATGTTAGATAAAAGTTAATTCATTAATTCCATCATAATCCAATCCAACTACCAAGTACACTTTTCTAGTAACCATATTTGGAAAacctttcaaattaattattctccAATTATTATAGGGAATATAACATATCagctattttttcttttttttttttatcaggaTATTAGCTGTTTAGTGAacttaatacatatataataacacAAAACCACtttccagccaaaaaaaaataataataaataagtaaataaaaattaaggtaataataataacataagcACGCTGAATTATTGAAAACTACATGGCaagtcaaatataattttcttcaaacttAAACGTTTTAATTACTTTTCAGGACAAGAAcgtttaattatttactattccacattaataatattatatctttTCAATATTTGTGATGATTACAAATGCCACGTATTcttataaattacataaatctacaacaattatataaaatgtcaaaaatatatatttatatatatatatatatatatttttttttttttttgggggtgaatgacggtaacaaaaatatatttagagaAACATGGAATTGCAATGAGCAAACGTCTTGGAACAGTGAAGATTTGGTCAAACATCCACCAAAAAGTCCACCAAATGGACTTGAATTTAACTTCGCACTGTACCAATTAGCATCAAATGGAAGACGGATTCTCTTCTATAAATGTTTCGACCTCTTCAAACAtcccattaaattttcataaattattatatgGTCACTATTGCAACTGAcatgttcttcattttttttttttttttatcattataattaattctttattttttattctgatATTTCAAATCTACAGCTTTCAAACTGTGgatacaaatattttatcaatactGAACCAACATCACTTAGCAAATACGACTCATATATTCATCTCTACCTTGAATTacatttccatatttttttttttttagtttaaaaaattaaaataaaaaaataaatgcaacCAATTAAGTCTCATTTATAAACATGGTTAGTTTTTAATttcccttttatatatatatatatatatatatatttttttttttttcctatataattgtatgtaatttgtttatttcgAATGTCAAcacaaataagaagaaaatataagTTTTGTACAAATATTATGTTTTCATGAAAAGAATGCAAGAAAATTATAATTcccttatattttcttttcctttgttgCATACCAGTATCGGAACATAGGGTAATCTGTGATAGCAAAAACTGTTCCTctattaaaaaagaacaaaagctTATACACAATAGCAGCAGTAGTAATGAGATTACAACATCAACTTTTGCTACAACTTTAACTTCCATAAGACCAGATGCCATATTTAGAGCTTCTGATTTGGAACTAATTACACCACCTTCGATTCAACAAAATACGCATGGTAGGATTCTAAAATTGCATGAAACTCTTAAACCCCAAAagggaatttttgttttttttgtttttttgttttttgggtaggGGTAAAAACTTCAACCTCAAAAAGTTTAGCAGCTGATAAAAGAGGAGAATGACTAGACAAGAACCTTGCTGTTTCTTTCTGAATTGTCATCTGGCGACCGGAGAGAGCAAGGATCAGCATCAATAAGCATTTTCACCACCTCTCTCATTGTAGGGCGCAGATTTGGAAGCTTTGTTGTACATAGAATAGCAGTCTTCAACACCTTAATCATGTCATCTCGGATTGACTCAGATGCCACTTTGTCATCGAGAACCTTGAGGACATTTTCGCGATCATGGAGATGTGTTGAAACCCAATAAACTATGTCTTTTCCTTCACCATACTCCTCTTCAATCGGTTTTCTACCAGTAACTAGTTCTAGCAGCACCACGCCAAAACTATACACATCATACTTTTCAGTGACTTTGAGAGTATATGCTAGTTCTGGAATCGAAGAGAAATGTTAGAAATTAGGAAGAACTTAAGACATGTTCAATAAACATTTTGGAAGCTCTGAAATGGACCATGGTCCATGGACTTACTTGCATAAATTTATTAGTAAGAAATGAAACTTGAACATGGGTATGAACCAGAATTAATTATTTCCACAGTTTGAATAACTGGTTCTAATATAAAAGATGAATTTTCCGTAAGGACAGGACACAAGAATTGAGCACGGTTGCAATCAGTGTTAATTATATCATTCTCAGACAAAGAAACACAAACAGGGAAATCCATGGATTTCTCAAGCCCATTAACCAGTCTATGTCCAAGTTTCATTAAGTATGTTAGGATATGTTAGAAACTATAGATGCTAACAAGATCATAAAGATATATTATTCTAAGCAGATGTTTTATAAAGTAGTGAAAAATATAAGACGAATTGATGGACCAAATGAATCCATATGAATGTCATTTCATATATACTCTGTTTCTAAATATGTGATGCATATGATAAAGAAACTAGGGACAACTACTAATTGTGTGTGAATGCAGAATCCATAAAAAACTTGTATCTTAATACATGACATGGTAAGATAAAgagagataaatataaaaaataaatttgctaCATGAAACCTATGAGCATATTAATATACCAGAGTTGAGAAAAATGTCAATAAGAGCAACTATGCCAACCATTTGAATCTTACCAGGAGCAATATAACCATGAGTGCCAGCAAAAGAACTATAATCAGAACCCTTTTGAGATTTTTCTGCAATCTTTGCAAAACCAAAATCAGCAACTTTAGGCTCATAGTCCTGATCGAGTAGGATATTGGTTGACTTTATATCTCTGTGAATAATCGGTGGTGAACAATCATGGTGTAAATAAGCAATTCCCCTTGCTGATCCCAAAGCAATCCTAAACCTTTGATACCAGTCCAATTCTGGTTGCCCACCTTTGATCTCTCTATGAAGTGCTTGAAACAGATTACCATTTACCATGTACTCCAAGACCAAGAAACTTGATCCTCCTTTTGTCAAAGAGGCATAAAGCTTCAATATATTTCTATGCCTGATCTTccccaaaatatccatttctgCTGCCAGAACTTTCACACCATCTCCTTTCCACAATTGCTTCACAGCCACCGTACTGCCATTTTTCTTCAAACTTAAGCGAAAAACTTTCCCGGTACTGCCACTTCCAATCAAATTGTCCTCATCCAAATCACATATTTCTTCTACATCAAATTCCAATTGGTGGAAAGATGAAAGTTTCCATTTTGATTCTGTTTCCATTCCCTCTCCCAAGTTGTTTTCTATGTCACCAACACCAATCTTAAAGTTCTTATAGCTTACAATCAGGAACCCTGCTAAAACAGCAATCAAGGAAGCTATTATGCAGAACAAAACCATTTTATCTTGCAGGAAACTTTTCTTACTGGGCTTGGTAGAACAAATACTCATATCCAAATTTGCACCAGTCCTGGATTTCTGGTCAACACAGAGCTCCTTATTTCCCTTGAAGGCTTTGTATCCACCCATGGTCAATAGATCAAATGGGACCCTTCCAGATAAATCATTTTCAGACAAATCTATGGAACTTAGTTTCAATTTCTCCAAATTTAGTGGAATTAAACCTGTAAGTTTATTTTCCGAAAGATTCAGAGAATTCAATGTGCTCATTAGTGAAAATGTATAGGGGATATTACCAGACAAAGAATTACGAGCAAGATTCAACTCCACCATCCTCACACAGTTACCAAGTTCAGCTGGTACCGGTCCCGTTAATGAATTCTCTTCCAAATGTAATGATGAAAGCTGCATAAGATTACTGATTTCTGAAGGTATTTCACCAGAGAAGTTATTGTTATTCAGATAGAGCCTCTCTAAGTTGATCAGCTTGCCAAGCTCCGATGGAAGATTGCCTGAGAAGCGATTGTTATATAATACCAATTGACTCAAGCTGGTAGAAAAACCTATCGTGGGAGATATCCCTCCACTGAAGTCATTATAACCAAAATCAATCATTGTTGCATATGGTAGTTCCCAAACGCCATCAGCAATCTCCCCAGATAAATGATTTTTACTTATTCTTAACCTCTCTAGAGATTTACAATTTGCATATGAATCCGGAAACTCCCCAGAAAAGTTGTTTTGCAAAGCAAGCAAAAACTTTAACTTCCTGTTCTCACACAAAAACCTTGGGAAATTGCCAGAAAACTGATTCTCGGATATGTCAATGCTGTCCAATGGTGAGAATCTGCCAAAATTTGCTGGAAAGTCACCAGTGAAACTGTTCCCATATATTGAGAAAGCAAAAAGATGTTGCATATCCCCAAAACCAGGAGGGAATTCTCCAGAGAAGTTGTTTTCATATAACTGGAAAACTGTCAAATGTTTCAGATTTCCAATTTCTGGAGGCAATATCCCATGAAAATTGTTTGTAGAGATATCAAACTCCCGCAGAAGGGTAAGATTGGCAAGCTCGGGTGGGATTTCTCCAGTCAAATTGTTGGCAAAGAGTTCAATCTTGAAAAGCTTCCTCATTTTCGAAATCGACTTCGAGAGCTTCCCAGAGATTTTGTTTCTTGAAATGTCCAATGTGCCCAGCTCCTTGAGTTCGAAAATAGACTCTGGAATCTCTCCGATGAAATGGGAATTTGACAGAAAAAGCCAAGACAAGTTCTTCAAATTTGCAAGATTCTCAGGAATAACaccttcatcaaattcatttagCCCAAGTCCCAGATCAACAAGCCCTGTCAGATTTCCTATCCAAGTGGGAAAACTTCCAGAGAAGTAATTCGTAGACAGATCAAGAATCCGCAAGGCTTTAAGGGTGGAAAGATCCGGTATCCTTCCAAACATTACATTAATTGAGAGATTCAATTCTCTAAGATTGCTACAATTGGTAAGCTGGGGAGGAATCTTTCCTGAAATATGGTTTGAAGCTAATGAGAGCTTGGTCAAGCTCTCGAGGGCAGCAATGGAGGTCGAAATCTCACCTGAGAGAGACTTATTTGCAAGAGAGATTTCAGTAACTTTCCCGGAAACCAGATCACAAGTAACACCAGAAAAACCACATGGGGAATCAGAATCTTTCCAGGAATCAAGAAAGTTCAAAGGGTCTTTGAGCTCTCTTTTGAATTGAAGCAAGGCTTCTGTTTCAACACTTAGAGCCATGCAGGGCGGGAAGAGCAAGGAATTTAAGAATACAAACGCTTGTAGGAAATGGAGGGAAAGGAAGGGGACTTTGGAGGCCATTGGTCAAAAAGATCAGGGACAAAATGGGTAAATCAAACAGGAAGGAAGAATCTTGAGGATATCTAGCCTAGTGGTAGTGGATGAACAACGCCATTATATGTCGATTGGATACCAATACCATCCTGCAAACAGCTGAGCAGAAAACATTCACAAATCACTATCTTTCTTTATTACAAcaccaatattttataataagcTTTCCAATAaactattcaatttaaattaagCTTGcctaagagagagaaagaaagagaaattagGTGATGTTGTGATCATGTTCAAGGAAGGTCACTTTTGTTTGTAGCTGTGGATTTatcatcattaaaatattatttagtacTGTGATTGTTCtcaagaaaattagaaaagaaaGAACACGCTTTGAAGTCACTCATAATCATCTGTTTTTGCATCtggggtttttatttttcctcactAATTAAGCAAAGAAACTCACCACACTGAATCTGgtaattaaataatgaaaaggaatatttgaaaatggtaaaatatgatattttttcaaTCATGGGCTAATGAGAAGCAAAACCCATATTctcattttaattaaaagtgACTTTTTGAAGCTGGAATGTCTTCAAACATTCCAAATTATCCAAACCCAGATTTCAAAAATTCCTTCCATTCTTTAATCATTTTACTAGTAAAGCAattggaaagcccaagagaagcaaaaaaaaaaaaaaaaaaattcccagaaaaggaaaaaaaagataaatatgaaCATGAAAGAAAATTTCTAGAAGTGTTTGAATACAGTACCTGCACACTGAAGAGTGTTACCCTGGAAATGAATAGCTGAGTTTGATAAAATCTGCCATTGCTAACTCAAAGTGGACAAATTCCAATCTTCGAAACCAaagccaaaaaagaaagaaagaggcaAATTCcgagaatatgaataaaggaaTTGACACTAGAAGAATAGCGGCTTAGAAAGAAGCTTTAGAGACCATTATGAAAATTCTTGGAAAAGAAAAGCTGAAAGAAAAAGCGTTGGACTTCCCCTTAGAAAAAAGAGCAAGAAACAGCAATTGCAGTATATATTTTCCCGAGaaaaaagcttcttttttttctttgttatagCTGGCTCATTGAAGAACCTCCTCTGCTGCAGATAAAATGTTACAACTAAGCATTTATATCAGACACACAGTAACTCACAAATCCACAAGCACATGTTCCACGAAGTTCAAAGAAAAACCAAATCCCAGAaagatgaaaaaagaaagaaaaccagGAGAGAATAAAAGaaggtttgaaaaataaaaaagaataaagatttTGATTCTTTTATGAACTTCTAAGCAATAAAAAGAGAAACCCACATATGCAGAGCAAAAGACAAATATAGTTCGATTAAGTTTTGGAATTTACTCACCTCGAGAAgagcgaaaaacagtaaaagcaaacaaaacaaaacaaaaacatggtGGCATTATTAGTATGAGCGAGGCTGATATATGCGTTATATGTGAGTCAGAGGAGAGGGATCAAGGAATATggagaaaaaacatatataagttCCTGAGATGAGTCAAAAAAGcgttttcataaaacaaaaaataaaaaataaaatcagataaaTCTTTTTGGCTTCAAAAACATATCATTCACTGCTTCTACAAGCAACAAATATGGTACGGTTTTTGGGACCCATCCATTTTCTTGGTTTTAAGGAAATCAGTGTTTTAAAGCTAAGAAATCTTAaaaatggattttatatgatCCAACTTTTGAGGGCTGTTCATTTTAATGTCtggttttatattataatattgtcTTTATATGAGAGAATAATATGAACTGTTTTGTTTTTAAGATTTTGTGGGTGTTTGTTGGTCTGTTGCTAATTTGGATTTGTCAAATTATTTAAGCATCTCAGATGgtatctttttaattattttacaaattatagTTGAATTATGGTGAAATCTTTGGATTTTTTAGAGTAATTGtacaaatttgtaattatattgtccttatatgtacttttttttttttttttttggctttgccCTTATATGTACTTGAGTTGTATTCAAAGTTTTTAGctttgattattatatatatgaggccaaaaaaacaaaatttaaattttatattttttaaattgtttggattggatcaaaatataatttctataaGATAAGCTCGACTCTGCATTTATgtaaatatgtgttttttgtattatatattttattataatatttttatccatacaaaaaatatagagTCTACATGATGCCACATGCCCGTTTGTATATCCATCCTATTGTACCTTTCAATTTCTCCTTTTTTGATTTTGGCTTGATCggatctttcctttttctttttttttttttctttttttttttttggttaaaagctTGATCGGATCTTTTGACTGTTGAAAACAAGAAGCTGaagtattgttttttttattttaattctctctatgtcttcttttttttttttttttttcccctttatgtGGTCCTATAGTTTGAAAACTAATTAGCCAAAATCTTTCCGTTTATTTGCAATTCTAACATGGAAAATGTAAGGGAAACAAAAATGCTTACATAATTtagaacaaaattgaaaagtttaGAATGTATAACACAGATGTATTTACATAATATATCAtgcatatg includes the following:
- the LOC107421579 gene encoding receptor protein-tyrosine kinase CEPR2, which produces MASKVPFLSLHFLQAFVFLNSLLFPPCMALSVETEALLQFKRELKDPLNFLDSWKDSDSPCGFSGVTCDLVSGKVTEISLANKSLSGEISTSIAALESLTKLSLASNHISGKIPPQLTNCSNLRELNLSINVMFGRIPDLSTLKALRILDLSTNYFSGSFPTWIGNLTGLVDLGLGLNEFDEGVIPENLANLKNLSWLFLSNSHFIGEIPESIFELKELGTLDISRNKISGKLSKSISKMRKLFKIELFANNLTGEIPPELANLTLLREFDISTNNFHGILPPEIGNLKHLTVFQLYENNFSGEFPPGFGDMQHLFAFSIYGNSFTGDFPANFGRFSPLDSIDISENQFSGNFPRFLCENRKLKFLLALQNNFSGEFPDSYANCKSLERLRISKNHLSGEIADGVWELPYATMIDFGYNDFSGGISPTIGFSTSLSQLVLYNNRFSGNLPSELGKLINLERLYLNNNNFSGEIPSEISNLMQLSSLHLEENSLTGPVPAELGNCVRMVELNLARNSLSGNIPYTFSLMSTLNSLNLSENKLTGLIPLNLEKLKLSSIDLSENDLSGRVPFDLLTMGGYKAFKGNKELCVDQKSRTGANLDMSICSTKPSKKSFLQDKMVLFCIIASLIAVLAGFLIVSYKNFKIGVGDIENNLGEGMETESKWKLSSFHQLEFDVEEICDLDEDNLIGSGSTGKVFRLSLKKNGSTVAVKQLWKGDGVKVLAAEMDILGKIRHRNILKLYASLTKGGSSFLVLEYMVNGNLFQALHREIKGGQPELDWYQRFRIALGSARGIAYLHHDCSPPIIHRDIKSTNILLDQDYEPKVADFGFAKIAEKSQKGSDYSSFAGTHGYIAPELAYTLKVTEKYDVYSFGVVLLELVTGRKPIEEEYGEGKDIVYWVSTHLHDRENVLKVLDDKVASESIRDDMIKVLKTAILCTTKLPNLRPTMREVVKMLIDADPCSLRSPDDNSERNSKVLV